From Chryseobacterium sp. IHB B 17019, one genomic window encodes:
- a CDS encoding RHS repeat-associated core domain-containing protein: protein MLSYADTNHNGIIQGRDLRVRTCTDLGNGEQACVETFTPGEVAEVNNYYPFGLLHDYSETTQNAYQYKYNGKELQESGMYDYGARFYMPDIGRWGVVDPLAEKMRRHSPNNYALDNPIRFTDPDGRAPKDIIILTANGSFKASKDILYKTAEGRRIWDKYGTSKTDDIYINSKNFGTNSSTVAEAINDVKFMGLAKDGKVSIPEGYTNSSEFNNLDISKSGDKKVHLVSLNENYFKEEASDSRYSATRTDDEGNSKTVGYNNYDLAEAIYHEIKSHIEDSTGGADGDHVKYGADSFKLIAPRAPGSPSETIMNQLIQVREDTKKEKNDKKN, encoded by the coding sequence ATGTTAAGCTATGCAGACACGAATCATAATGGGATTATACAGGGAAGAGACCTTAGAGTCAGGACTTGTACAGATCTGGGTAATGGAGAACAAGCCTGTGTAGAAACCTTTACTCCGGGAGAGGTAGCGGAGGTAAATAATTATTATCCTTTTGGATTGCTGCATGATTATAGCGAAACCACACAGAATGCTTACCAGTACAAGTACAATGGTAAGGAACTTCAAGAGTCTGGGATGTATGATTACGGCGCGAGATTTTATATGCCCGATATTGGAAGATGGGGTGTGGTGGATCCGCTGGCGGAGAAGATGCGTCGTCATAGTCCTAATAATTACGCACTCGATAACCCAATCAGATTTACAGACCCAGATGGAAGAGCTCCCAAAGATATTATTATCCTAACCGCAAATGGATCTTTCAAAGCATCAAAAGATATACTCTATAAAACTGCTGAAGGTAGAAGGATATGGGATAAGTATGGAACTAGTAAAACAGACGATATTTATATTAATTCCAAAAATTTTGGCACAAACTCCTCCACTGTAGCAGAGGCAATTAATGACGTTAAATTTATGGGGCTTGCAAAAGATGGCAAAGTTTCAATTCCTGAAGGATATACAAATTCCTCAGAATTCAACAATTTGGATATATCTAAATCAGGAGATAAAAAAGTTCATTTAGTATCCTTAAATGAAAACTATTTTAAAGAAGAGGCAAGTGATTCAAGATATAGTGCAACTCGTACAGATGATGAAGGTAACTCGAAAACAGTTGGATATAATAATTATGATTTAGCAGAAGCAATTTATCATGAAATAAAGTCTCATATAGAAGATTCTACAGGTGGGGCTGATGGGGATCATGTCAAATATGGAGCAGATAGTTTTAAACTTATAGCGCCACGTGCGCCAGGCTCTCCTTCGGAAACCATTATGAATCAACTTATACAAGTTCGAGAAGATACAAAAAAAGAAAAAAATGACAAGAAAAATTAA